The nucleotide sequence TTCCCCTGTCCGAACATTTAATCAGAGGCTTGAAAACCTTCATCAGTATTGAAAATCCGGATCAGTATTTATTCAATGGGAACCATAACAGGAATATTGAGGAGATTGATTTAAAAACACATCAAAACGCTTTACAGAAACCTGATTTTGACTCCCGCTACAGCCAGCGCGGCGTTCAGTGGGTAATCAAGACCATCTCAAAAAAAGCCGGCATCACCAAAGAGGTTCACACCCATACTTTGCGCCACAGCTACGCCACGCATCTGCTGGAAGACGGCGTTCCGATCATCATGGTTCAGAAACTTCTGGGTCATGAAAGAATTGAATCGACGATGGAATACCTCCATGTCTGCCAGCTATCGGATCAGCAGCCGCACAGCCCCCTGGATACCGTTTTCGCTTTATGCCGCAAAAATGGAATCCCGAAGTAAGGCAAAGCATCAAAACGGAGGCGTTGCAGATGTTCTTCGTAAACTCAATCTATCGGCCCGGAATTTTACGGTTCATCAGGAAAAAACGCTTCGGGCTCTGTCCTATTGCCGCACTTCAGCGTTGGGTGGTCATATCGATGCGTGTGATGGCTGCGGAAACCTCTCCATCAGTTACAACTCCTGCAGAAACCGTCACTGTCCCCAGTGTCAGGGACACAAAAAGGAAGAATGGATCCGGAAACGTGAAGCGGACTTGCTGCCGTGCAGCTATTACCATCTGGTTTTTACGCTTCCTGAAGAACTGAACGGTTTGTCCATTGCCAATCCCACCCTTGTTTACAAAACCTTATTTGAAGCCGCCTGGGCAACTTTAAACCAGTTTGGCAAAACGGAAGGAATGCAGCTCGGAATGATTGCGATACTTCACACGTGGGGACAGAACTTGAGCTTGCATCCGCACCTGCACTGCATTGTTCCAGGTGGTGGCATCAACAGGCAGGGCAGATGGAAAAAGAAAGTACGAAACGATAAATATCTGTTCTCCGT is from Epilithonimonas vandammei and encodes:
- a CDS encoding IS91 family transposase gives rise to the protein MESRSKAKHQNGGVADVLRKLNLSARNFTVHQEKTLRALSYCRTSALGGHIDACDGCGNLSISYNSCRNRHCPQCQGHKKEEWIRKREADLLPCSYYHLVFTLPEELNGLSIANPTLVYKTLFEAAWATLNQFGKTEGMQLGMIAILHTWGQNLSLHPHLHCIVPGGGINRQGRWKKKVRNDKYLFSVKAMSKVFRAKFVASLKACGIKDADLMDRLFAKKWVVYAKRPFGGPKQVIEYLGRYTHKVAISNHRIKEVTDKEVRFGYKDYRKGGEKKEMTLSHVEFIRRFSLHILPRRFVRIRHYGILSSSWKRGKLQSLQSDLNIRVPEAKPKTLLNKCRCCKEGNLVTIAIFGQRGPPQDFLFVTQPLSAK